A window of the Hordeum vulgare subsp. vulgare chromosome 5H, MorexV3_pseudomolecules_assembly, whole genome shotgun sequence genome harbors these coding sequences:
- the LOC123452289 gene encoding uncharacterized protein LOC123452289, whose amino-acid sequence MDPPPPAASPPSPPPDGPAAPGAPATAGAASCKGAPVTDTADSTQADAQGGLHHAAISNPENGNEAAISTQGDSPRNSEAHLGDNSVQTTSKQSVNSDGTRKRNFQPGNKESVHVPSAGSKSHAREISVVETKDARSKFLKKSDNEDPACKDGKNADLAGISEELKENNNRSSLNSSSLKDEKRQKNRSRGKENSSHVHDTSTSQHLSLPTSTGTSGLTSMVTENHTEAPKCTGLRLEKNPDEVSLTNSFTVVNAEITDGGNLNVDSTIQKNRDEVLPGSLKEKETENVATSLGSCVLDSSQLASRNVSLMPLQTVIVDADVKTDCLHSSTEEKVYQNAVSEDVTIPSGLVSQPNISEERKNFGSGKHTREAILRTSFNSAGIEKVLPSENQKNQSYPFNEGANFFQTGNTDPNFRADVHHRRNIYVSGGIGNSEYEFQRNQSHPFSEGGNFFQLGRADPNLRAGVHHSMDMYGLGGMGNSEYRFQRNRSHPFSEGANFFQLRRADPNLRAGVHHSMDMYGSGGIGNSEYRLQRNRLYPFDEGANFFQLGRTDPNFRAGAHHNMNIYGSGAMGNSEHGFQRNQSYPFSEGANFFQLGRADPNFRAGVHHNMNIHGSGAMRNSEHGFQRNQSYPFDEGANFFQSGRADPNFRAGVHHYMNIYGSGSMGNSEHGFQMNHSYPCDEGANFFQRGRADPNFRAGVHHSMNIYESRTMGSSDHGFQRNQSYLFNEDANFFELGRAIPNFREGVHHSMNMYGSDANENLEHGFGRSYLDHTSTERNEMQEKERTCLSTKHNNDRISPSSLAQAYSEKLRMSFPPRDSLIGIRKKKLLILDLNGLLADINEDFHNAHMADAKVRRKLVFRRPYCDDFLNFCIKNFELGVWSSRKRKNVDSVVDILMSDFKPYLLFSWARDKCTMTGRNTLENVHKPIVLKELRKLWNKEEPGLPWKEGEFSPSNTLLVDDSPYKALRNPPHTAIFPQPFSYLNQNDNSLGPDGDLRMYLEKLVFADDVECYVGNNPFGQPFITQSDPNWNFYAEIAGKEYGALTCA is encoded by the exons AtggatccgccgccgcccgcgGCGAGCCCGCCCTCGCCGCCCCCGGACGGCCCCGCAGCCCCGGGCGCCCCTGCCACCGCCGGCGCCGCGTCGTGCAAGGGAGCTCCCGTCACAG ACACTGCTGACAGTACACAAGCTGATGCTCAAGGAGGCCTACATCACGCAGCTATTAGCAATCCGGAGAATGGCAACGAAGCCGCTATTTCAACTCAAGGTGATTCACCCCGGAATTCAGAAGCACATTTGGGTGATAATTCAGTGCAGACTACGTCCAAGCAGTCAGTAAACTCGGATGGGACAAGGAAGAGGAATTTTCAGCCTGGAAATAAAGAGTCAGTACATGTTCCTAGTGCTGGCAGCAAATCTCATGCTCGTGAGATTTCTGTAGTAGAAACCAAAGATGCAAGGAGCAAGTTCTTAAAGAAATCCGAT AATGAAGATCCAGCATGCAAAGACGGGAAGAATGCCGACTTGGCAGGGAtctcggaagaattgaaggaaaacaataaCAGATCTTCTCTTAACTCTAGCAGCTTGAAGGATGAGAAGAGGCAAAAGAATAGAAGTAGAGGAAAAGAGAACAGTAGTCATGTTCATGACACAAGCACTTCACAGCATCTTTCTTTGCCAACTAGCACTGGTACCTCCGGTTTGACGTCGATGGTTACTGAGAACCACACAGAAGCTCCTAAATGCACGGGTTTGAGGCTAGAGAAAAATCCAGATGAGGTATCCCTGACAAACTCATTCACAGTAGTTAATGCAGAGATCACAGATGGGGGAAATTTGAATGTAGACAGTACCATTCAAAAGAACCGTGATGAAGTTCTGCCTGGTTCACTTAAAGAGAAAGAAACTGAGAATGTTGCAACATCCTTGGGTTCATGCGTGCTTGACTCCAGCCAACTGGCAAGCAGGAATGTGTCTCTGATGCCACTTCAAACAGTTATAGTTGATGCAGATGTGAAGACCGACTGCTTACATTCATCAACTGAAGAAAAAGTTTATCAGAATGCAGTTAGTGAAGATGTTACCATACCTTCTGGTCTTGTTTCCCAGCCTAACATCTCAGAAGAGCGCAAGAATTTTGGGTCTGGTAAGCATACGAGAGAAGCTATTCTTCGTACGTCATTTAATAGTGCTGGAATAGAAAAGGTCTTACCATCTGAAAATCAGAAGAACCAGTCGTATCCATTCAATGAAGGTGCGAACTTCTTTCAGACAGGAAACACAGACCCTAACTTCAGGGCAGATGTTCATCACCGTAGGAACATCTATGTATCAGGAGGCATAGGGAATTCAGAGTATGAATTTCAGAGGAACCAGTCACATCCATTCAGTGAAGGTGGAAACTTCTTTCAGCTAGGAAGGGCAGACCCTAACTTACGGGCAGGTGTTCATCATAGTATGGACATGTATGGATTAGGAGGCATGGGGAATTCAGAGTATAGGTTTCAGAGGAACCGGTCACATCCATTCAGTGAAGGTGCAAATTTCTTTCAGCTAAGAAGGGCAGACCCTAACTTAAGGGCAGGTGTTCATCATAGTATGGACATGTATGGATCAGGAGGCATCGGGAATTCAGAGTATAGGTTGCAGAGGAACCGGTTGTATCCATTTGATGAAGGTGCAAACTTCTTTCAGCTTGGAAGGACAGACCCTAACTTTAGGGCAGGTGCTCATCACAATATGAACATCTATGGATCAGGCGCCATGGGGAATTCAGAGCATGGATTTCAGAGGAACCAGTCGTATCCATTCAGTGAAGGTGCAAACTTCTTTCAGCTAGGAAGGGCAGACCCTAACTTTAGGGCAGGTGTTCATCATAATATGAACATCCATGGATCAGGCGCCATGAGGAATTCAGAACATGGATTTCAGAGGAACCAGTCGTATCCATTCGATGAGGGCGCAAACTTCTTTCAGTCAGGAAGGGCAGACCCTAACTTCAGGGCAGGTGTTCATCACTATATGAATATCTATGGATCAGGCTCCATGGGGAATTCAGAACATGGATTTCAGATGAACCACTCGTATCCATGCGATGAAGGTGCAAACTTCTTTCAGCGAGGAAGGGCAGACCCTAACTTTAGGGCAGGTGTTCATCATAGTATGAACATCTATGAATCAAGGACCATGGGGAGTTCAGATCATGGATTTCAGAGGAACCAGTCGTATCTATTCAATGAAGATGCAAACTTCTTTGAGCTAGGAAGGGCAATTCCTAACTTTAGGGAAGGTGTTCATCATAGTATGAACATGTATGGATCAGACGCCAATGAGAATTTAGAGCATGGATTTGgaagaagttatttggatcataccAGTACTGAAAGAAATGAAATGCAGGAGAAAGAACGAACTTGCTTATCAACAAAACACAACAATGACCGGATAAGCCCTTCAAGTTTAGCTCAGGCATACAGCGAAAAGCTTAGAATGTCCTTCCCGCCAAGAGATTCCTTGATAGGGATTCGGAAGAAAAAGCTTCTTATTCTAGATCTCAATGGCCTGCTTGCGGATATCAATGaagatttccacaatgctcacATGGCTGATGCAAAAGTTCGAAGGAAACTAG TCTTCCGAAGGCCTTACTGTGATGATTTTCTCAACTTCTGCATAAAAAATTTCGAGCTAGGTGTATGGTCCTCAAGGAAACG GAAAAATGTTGATTCTGTTGTTGACATCCTCATGAGTGATTTCAAACCATACCTACTGTTTTCTTGG GCCAGGGATAAATGCACAATGACTGGACGTAACACACTGGAGAACGTGCACAAACCAATAGTACTGAAGGAATTGAGGAAACTGTGGAATAAGGAAGAACCTGGTCTTCCTTGGAAGGAGGGAGAATTTTCACCTTCCAATACATTACTTGTGGACGATTCTCCTTACAAGGCTCTGCGCAATCCG CCACACACTGCCATTTTTCCTCAACCGTTCAGCTATCTTAACCAGAACGACAATTCATTGG GTCCTGATGGAGATCTTCGCATGTATCTGGAGAAACTCGTTTTTGCAGATGATGTTGAGTGCTACGTTGGCAATAATCCATTTGGTCAACCTTTtattacacagagtgatccaaatTGGAACTTCTATGCTGAAATAGCTGGTAAAGAGTATGGTGCATTAACTTGTGCCTGA